One part of the Sander vitreus isolate 19-12246 chromosome 10, sanVit1, whole genome shotgun sequence genome encodes these proteins:
- the zic3 gene encoding zinc finger protein ZIC 3 isoform X1, whose protein sequence is MTMLLDSGPQFASLGVGGFGTPRHHDIGNRDPGLGLNPFTDSSHSAAFKISPVSHDIASSQTSAFTPQATGYATALGHTHGGQVGSYGGGAFNSTRDFLFRNRGVGESAAPGAQHGIFAASAGSLHGPPGIGDNPGHLLFPGLHDQGVSHTSPSGHVVNSQMHLGLRGDIFGRPDPYRPVASPRTDPYGAQLHNYGHPINMNMGMNVPTHHGPGAFFRYMRQPIKQELSCKWIDENQMNRPKKTCDRTFSTMHEMVTHVSMEHVGGPEQSNHICFWEDCPREGKSFKAKYKLVNHIRVHTGEKPFPCPFPGCGKIFARSENLKIHKRTHTGEKPFKCEFDGCDRRFANSSDRKKHMHVHTSDKPYICKVCDKSYTHPSSLRKHMKVINVHESQGSESSPAASSGYESSTPPVLVSNSTEDPTKTPPLAVQNTSGHSEGLAPNFNEWYV, encoded by the exons ATGACTATGCTTCTTGATAGCGGTCCGCAGTTTGCATCGTTAGGAGTGGGGGGTTTCGGGACACCACGGCACCACGATATCGGGAACAGAGACCCGGGTCTGGGACTGAATCCCTTCACCGATTCCTCCCACTCCGCAGCTTTCAAAATCAGCCCCGTGTCTCACGATATCGCCTCCAGCCAGACATCAGCGTTCACCCCGCAAGCCACTGGATATGCAACTGCCCTGGGACACACTCACGGCGGGCAGGTGGGTTCGTACGGTGGGGGAGCGTTCAATTCAACACGGGACTTTCTCTTCCGTAACCGGGGTGTTGGTGAGTCCGCAGCGCCTGGCGCCCAGCATGGGATCTTTGCAGCTTCGGCGGGGAGCCTACACGGGCCGCCCGGGATCGGCGATAACCCCGGACATTTGTTGTTTCCAGGACTTCACGACCAGGGGGTGAGCCACACTTCACCGAGTGGACATGTAGTTAACAGCCAAATGCATCTTGGCTTACGCGGGGACATTTTCGGAAGACCTGATCCCTACCGTCCGGTCGCGAGCCCTCGGACGGACCCCTACGGGGCTCAGCTCCACAACTACGGCCACCCTATCAACATGAACATGGGGATGAATGTGCCGACACACCACGGTCCAGGAGCCTTCTTTAGATACATGAGGCAACCGATTAAACAAGAATTATCCTGCAAATGGATAGACGAGAACCAGATGAACAGACCCAAAAAGACTTGTGACAGGACTTTCAGCACCATGCACGAGATGGTCACTCATGTGTCCATGGAGCACGTCGGCGGCCCCGAGCAGAGCAACCACATCTGCTTTTGGGAGGACTGCCCGAGAGAAGGGAAATCTTTTAAGGCCAAGTACAAACTCGTCAACCACATCCGTGTGCACACTGGCGAAAAACCGTTCCCATGCCCGTTCCCCGGATGTGGGAAAATATTCGCCAGATCGGAAAATTTGAAAATCCACAAAAGAACACATACAG GTGAGAAGCCGTTTAAGTGTGAATTTGATGGCTGTGACAGACGCTTCGCCAACAGCAGCGACAGGAAAAagcacatgcatgtgcacacatcAGACAAGCCATACATCTGCAAAGTGTGCGACAAGTCATACACACACCCCAGCTCTCTCAGGAAACACATGAAGGTAATTAAC gtacATGAGTCTCAAGGATCTGAATCGTCTCCAGCAGCAAGCTCTGGATACGAGTCGTCCACACCGCCAGTGCTGGTCTCAAACAGCACTGAAGACCCGACAAAAACACCGCCGTTAGCCGTACAAAACACGTCCGGCCACAGCGAAGGACTGGCACCCAACTTTAATGAATGGTACGTTTGA
- the zic6 gene encoding zic family member 6 — protein sequence MTSLSRFSGCPLSCVNPGESNTEPSVVLPPLAGEHMGLPTGSSLKLCPSHNLRDYPETRSSAYVDHSFPNSSDSGYPSHRLEHSPRGIIIGDNLSGAGMPPVTDQLASRANQHGGIGRYRDFPGYRDNRSHGFFSSYQEQAHASTDASRDFGSQMMLGLPGDLLGRTHPYGQTINPKGNSQQLVSQFLGLYKPLNMAIHRGGGDAFLRCSKQTVKHELVCKWSDGQEGAGKLSCSRAFGTMYELVTHVTVEHVGGPDHSEYVCHWENCARDRKPFKAKYKLVNHVRVHTGEKPFPCPFHGCEKVFARSENLKIHKRTHTGEKPFKCEFEGCNRRFANSSDRKKHSHVHSSDKPYMCKVRGCDKCYTHPSSLRKHMKLHCNKAHVAESDDARPGDGGHIAEARSSRVPDGAHVSPPHPPTSTQEVPLSPESRDDSTSRSRFHHTFDSSLDYSTHRSQPLLDPLLLQRGSYRSQSSQYPCGQTGHTFAQSSRTFTTSPFQKSIVNGWYTCHNGVDSFPPKQCNNIPSL from the exons atgacaaGCCTTTCGAGGTTTAGTGGCTGCCCTCTCTCTTGCGTCAACCCCGGGGAGAGCAATACTGAACCCAGCGTGGTGCTGCCACCTTTGGCAGGGGAGCACATGGGACTCCCCACTGGCAGTTCCTTAAAACTCTGCCCCTCGCACAATTTGCGAGACTACCCCGAGACGAGGTCCAGTGCATATGTTGACCATTCGTTTCCCAATTCTTCAGACTCTGGATACCCCAGCCACCGCTTAGAGCATAGCCCTAGGGGCATTATCATTGGAGACAATCTTTCTGGAGCCGGCATGCCACCCGTCACTGATCAACTGGCATCAAGAGCTAACCAACATGGCGGGATTGGAAGGTATCGTGACTTTCCTGGCTACAGAGACAACAGAAGCCATGGTTTTTTCTCAAGTTATCAGGAGCAGGCCCACGCCTCCACCGACGCATCTCGAGATTTTGGCAGCCAGATGATGCTGGGTTTACCTGGCGACCTCCTCGGCCGGACGCACCCTTATGGCCAAACTATCAATCCCAAGGGAAACAGCCAGCAACTTGTCTCACAATTCCTGGGTCTGTACAAACCCCTCAACATGGCAATTCACCGTGGAGGAGGCGACGCTTTCCTCAGGTGCTCTAAACAAACAGTGAAGCATGAGCTGGTGTGCAAGTGGAGTGACGGCCAAGAAGGGGCTGGGAAGCTGTCTTGCTCCAGAGCCTTCGGGACCATGTATGAACTTGTCACCCATGTAACAGTGGAGCATGTCGGAGGACCAGATCACTCTGAATATGTGTGTCACTGGGAGAATTGTGCGAGGGACAGGAAGCCTTTCAAAGCCAAATACAAGCTGGTGAACCACGTCAGAGTGCACACAGGGGAAAAGCCCTTTCCCTGCCCCTTTCACGGCTGTGAGAAAGTTTTTGCAAGATCAGAAAACCTAAAGATCCACAAGAGGACTCACACAG GTGAAAAACCTTTTAAATGTGAGTTCGAGGGCTGCAACCGGAGGTTTGCGAACAGCAGCGACAGAAAGAAGCATTCTCACGTGCACTCCAGTGACAAACCCTACATGTGCAAGGTCAGGGGCTGCGACAAGTGTTACACCCACCCAAGCTCCCTGCGCAAGCATATGAAGCTCCACTGCAACAAGGCCCACGTCGCCGAAAGCGATGACGCGCGTCCCGGGGACGGGGGTCACATTGCGGAGGCCAGGTCATCCCGAGTCCCCGATGGAGCCCATGTCAGCCCTCCTCACCCTCCCACCTCAACTCAAGAAGTCCCCCTGTCCCCAGAGAGTCGAGATGATTCGACCTCGAGGTCACGTTTCCATCACACGTTTGATAGCAGTTTGGACTACTCCACACACAGGTCACAGCCCCTCTTGGACCCTTTGTTGCTACAAAGAGGCAGCTACAGGTCCCAGTCCTCCCAGTACCCCTGCGGCCAGACAGGTCACACTTTTGCCCAGAGCTCAAGGACTTTCACCACTTCTCCCTTTCAGAAAAGTATTGTCAACGGATGGTACACATGCCACAACGGCGTGGACTCCTTCCCACCAAAGCAATGTAACAACATCCCGTCTCTGTGA
- the zic3 gene encoding zinc finger protein ZIC 3 isoform X2 — translation MTMLLDSGPQFASLGVGGFGTPRHHDIGNRDPGLGLNPFTDSSHSAAFKISPVSHDIASSQTSAFTPQATGYATALGHTHGGQVGSYGGGAFNSTRDFLFRNRGVGESAAPGAQHGIFAASAGSLHGPPGIGDNPGHLLFPGLHDQGVSHTSPSGHVVNSQMHLGLRGDIFGRPDPYRPVASPRTDPYGAQLHNYGHPINMNMGMNVPTHHGPGAFFRYMRQPIKQELSCKWIDENQMNRPKKTCDRTFSTMHEMVTHVSMEHVGGPEQSNHICFWEDCPREGKSFKAKYKLVNHIRVHTGEKPFPCPFPGCGKIFARSENLKIHKRTHTGEKPFKCEFDGCDRRFANSSDRKKHMHVHTSDKPYICKVCDKSYTHPSSLRKHMKVHESQGSESSPAASSGYESSTPPVLVSNSTEDPTKTPPLAVQNTSGHSEGLAPNFNEWYV, via the exons ATGACTATGCTTCTTGATAGCGGTCCGCAGTTTGCATCGTTAGGAGTGGGGGGTTTCGGGACACCACGGCACCACGATATCGGGAACAGAGACCCGGGTCTGGGACTGAATCCCTTCACCGATTCCTCCCACTCCGCAGCTTTCAAAATCAGCCCCGTGTCTCACGATATCGCCTCCAGCCAGACATCAGCGTTCACCCCGCAAGCCACTGGATATGCAACTGCCCTGGGACACACTCACGGCGGGCAGGTGGGTTCGTACGGTGGGGGAGCGTTCAATTCAACACGGGACTTTCTCTTCCGTAACCGGGGTGTTGGTGAGTCCGCAGCGCCTGGCGCCCAGCATGGGATCTTTGCAGCTTCGGCGGGGAGCCTACACGGGCCGCCCGGGATCGGCGATAACCCCGGACATTTGTTGTTTCCAGGACTTCACGACCAGGGGGTGAGCCACACTTCACCGAGTGGACATGTAGTTAACAGCCAAATGCATCTTGGCTTACGCGGGGACATTTTCGGAAGACCTGATCCCTACCGTCCGGTCGCGAGCCCTCGGACGGACCCCTACGGGGCTCAGCTCCACAACTACGGCCACCCTATCAACATGAACATGGGGATGAATGTGCCGACACACCACGGTCCAGGAGCCTTCTTTAGATACATGAGGCAACCGATTAAACAAGAATTATCCTGCAAATGGATAGACGAGAACCAGATGAACAGACCCAAAAAGACTTGTGACAGGACTTTCAGCACCATGCACGAGATGGTCACTCATGTGTCCATGGAGCACGTCGGCGGCCCCGAGCAGAGCAACCACATCTGCTTTTGGGAGGACTGCCCGAGAGAAGGGAAATCTTTTAAGGCCAAGTACAAACTCGTCAACCACATCCGTGTGCACACTGGCGAAAAACCGTTCCCATGCCCGTTCCCCGGATGTGGGAAAATATTCGCCAGATCGGAAAATTTGAAAATCCACAAAAGAACACATACAG GTGAGAAGCCGTTTAAGTGTGAATTTGATGGCTGTGACAGACGCTTCGCCAACAGCAGCGACAGGAAAAagcacatgcatgtgcacacatcAGACAAGCCATACATCTGCAAAGTGTGCGACAAGTCATACACACACCCCAGCTCTCTCAGGAAACACATGAAG gtacATGAGTCTCAAGGATCTGAATCGTCTCCAGCAGCAAGCTCTGGATACGAGTCGTCCACACCGCCAGTGCTGGTCTCAAACAGCACTGAAGACCCGACAAAAACACCGCCGTTAGCCGTACAAAACACGTCCGGCCACAGCGAAGGACTGGCACCCAACTTTAATGAATGGTACGTTTGA